The following are from one region of the Takifugu rubripes chromosome 16, fTakRub1.2, whole genome shotgun sequence genome:
- the mia3 gene encoding transport and Golgi organization protein 1 homolog isoform X2 has translation MQSIIYCTGHNMRNCNLSFSLCFAFRQIVRCPSDLQRIISHHSLEHISGWRDQIPERRRSADVSPPSALILQQSAVNRSANMAAKYFYLQGFLLLLFNFISTAALEKRFSDFKRCADEECSMLLCRGKAIKDFSGPDCRFLSFKTSETVYVYYKLSGRRTDLWAGSVGSSFGYFPKDLLAINHLYTEREHEIRAEETDFVCFETGYDKFNNYDVDVLLSSSLKGNSDDEMKGVPDQRRVTEETQPATDEVAGNEEQREHRDNPEDLMRDDPSASEPEPRPDGETDPASVSKVEFELASEPEERPEWDAHEMQETIVGSFPEEDKSENNESKDGSMTSEEETVAELHSSEKEPVTISEAAQVPELKTTFGTTFDAVATDEETTTNVTPYEEEEREFEEKPPEDDADFTLPGETPLLSLSQEAFTTPASEDLRQQESPPAAPQDEKENPEEKNLWGTFGDAVFSVVTGGERTAQYLSSDEEEDEEEEEEKTALKITQSFEETPEDETLTSELPNEPETIEAVHEEPPPSPLPNDEKETDDSEKLSEDPTDEDDGDGTGPEEGREETSKPTGTSTRLMDLLLQDATAVPERQVLDLNSAEEPAEQKQEEEVDPDLHDRNSNQESRNGVIDPPEAVVDEEKDNKMEIDQEMDNSEVHLYPSTEVVDADSPDGKLSENFVSEVLPDQSHDHFEKNESQSELPVEPPQGTEERLSDELDGAADEEEEEIQHLLEDENALSSFQSNITDSEGLSVEVPPPSFSSPEPEYSDSVMRLTLLRDHFTEEKMVQIQKLLGLKNLFKVEAMFSDLDTELQATRRTHTGATQDIESALEGILEISENTILDEIERMLDSRETKPSDDQNLDSSNVDEETEILDDFQDLAFSLRQKYSTASDSAPLARELDIVQDANDLNLKDDSHHFVESEGAAVPEAESVDNLTMAKEEGPAETEEEPSVLEEVHSTPDIIMEEDAAHFNKNKDNQPSFSASEEMHQARQDIVESSLDTRQGLDGEPEQPSSEQVPEIPKDVGLLSSGLLYTSCILSVIKSKIVEWTILAISLLPEEWKPGETFWGCPWEAVIITALVGLVTFTVFLWKTALAVKKREFLVDENKLTAQIQALKREKEEALTKMSELQKQTEQLKEKQKQSKEKVSSTTKRMQELEKKLLASKAFNDNITEEKNKYSQLFEEVKETAVQNEAKIEKLEKANEKLQLGRKKIQEALVKSTVLLDEAKIREEARNVQQKCLEKEHMALKEENKKFKSAIKHWEDKHKELNDQIKVYQKAQKELEDSAVLKDHNVEVLSQLLADLDVCESQKDDSPIVANGEVTLDKKTVIKNRIKQMMDVSRVQTTLTIVEEERDRFMTKLLNEEKARKSLEEQHQELEHALATLKRERGHVENQLTVLQQKNEIMVEMYQQKENALQQRLTKEELERRSKENMLSEVGGKALEAEEQVKVLRQRIGEMEEQMKKTEEVYKEQIKDQENKTHSNWVNARNAERALNQEKLESSKLREKLAVLTAQLNERRAPLFRPNSGQAAGPRQGDSYGPSPVSGGAPSPPPMIEGPRRPPSAPVGRRIDPYDMSGPRSSSPANMDGSTQAVDPHIKAETQAEVSPESSEPGPGSFLASPIRDSPGPGALDQHLPPGPPPPGRLPPPGPYRPLRPGVYQPPGPHGPPPPLHGPPLPANGHPLVGGEFGQRSSNGHTFPPRLGPGHVDPRGPPLPPHFRPPPPHHFGPPPPGVRGPMGPMGPMGPRLPIPPDMRLPGQPMNLPPGMPPHPPQGDIYSQAPPDGLHYSAGGPSSPRQDRHLKQEGPQDSARPKMVEP, from the exons TGCTTCTGTGTCGGGGGAAAGCCATAAAGGATTTCTCAGGACCAGATTGTCGCTTTCTGTCGTTCAAGACCTCAGAAACGGTCTATGTATACTACAAATTatcaggcaggaggacggaTCTGTGGGCCGGAAGC GTTGGAAGTAGTTTTGGCTACTTCCCAAAGGATCTTCTTGCAATCAACCACCTTTATACTGAACGAGAACATGAAATTCGTGCAGAG GAAActgattttgtctgttttgaaaCTGGATACGATAAATTCAACAATTATGATGTTGATGTGTTATTAAGTTCATCGTTGAAAGGGAATAGCGATGATGAAATGAAGGGAGTACCTGACCAAAGACGAGTGACTGAGGAAACACAGCCAGCAACAGATGAGGTGGCCGGGAATGAAGAACAAAGGGAGCACCGTGACAACCCTGAGGATTTAATGAGAGATGACCCAAGTGCCTCCGAACCTGAACCTAGACCTGACGGGGAAACTGACCCAGCATCTGTGAGCAAAGTAGAGTTTGAACTAGCTTCTGAGCCTGAGGAGAGACCCGAATGGGATGCACACGAGATGCAGGAAACCATCGTAGGGTCCTTTCCTGAAGAGGACAAGTCAGAAAACAATGAAAGCAAAGATGGATCCATGACATCTGAAGAGGAAACAGTGGCTGAGCTACACAGTTCAGAAAAGGAACCAGTCACGATTTCAGAAGCGGCACAGGTCCCCGAGTTAAAAACGACATTTGGGACGACTTTCGACGCTGTTGCTACAGATGAAGAGACCACTACGAATGTTACTCCgtatgaagaggaggaaagggagttTGAGGAGAAGCCCCCTGAAGATGATGCGGATTTCACACTACCAGGTGAAACTCCATTACTGTCCCTCTCACAGGAAGCCTTCACCACTCCAGCATCTGAAGATCTCAGGCAGCAGGAaagtcctccagcagcaccacaggatGAAAAAGAGAACCCAGAGGAGAAGAACCTGTGGGGCACTTTTGGAGATGctgttttttctgttgttaccgGGGGGGAGAGGACAGCACAATATCTGagctcagatgaagaagaagatgaggaagaggaggaggaaaaaacagctttaaaaatcaCACAGAGTTTTGAGGAAACACCAGAAGATGAAACTCTGACATCAGAGCTACCAAATGAGCCAGAAACTATAGAGGCAGTACATGAAGAACCACCTCCCAGCCCACTACCAAACGATGAGAAGGAAACTGACGACTCAGAGAAGCTGTCAGAAGATCCcactgatgaggatgatggagacGGGACTGGACCTGAGGAAGGTCGGGAAGAAACTTCAAAACCAACAGGAACAAGCACAAGACTGATGGATCTGCTATTACAGGATGCTACTGCTGTTCCTGAGCGTCAAGTCTTGGATCTCAATTCAGCAGAGGAACCGGctgaacagaaacaggaagaggaagtagaTCCAGATCTTCATGACAGAAATTCAAATCAGGAGAGTAGAAACGGTGTAATAGACCCTCCTGAGGCTGTAGTTGATGAAGAGAAggacaataaaatggaaatcgATCAAGAAATGGATAATAGTGAAGTCCATCTGTATCCATCGACTGAGGTGGTGGACGCAGACAGTCCAGATGGGAAACTTAGCGAGAACTTTGTGTCTGAAGTTCTGCCTGACCAAAGCCATGACCATTTTGAGAAGAATGAGAGTCAGTCAGAGTTACCTGTAGAACCTCCCCAGGGTACTGAGGAACGTCTCTCTGATGAGTTGGACGGTGcagcagatgaggaagaggaggagattcAACATCTCCTAGAAGATGAAAATGCACTTTCTTCCTTCCAATCAAACATCACAGACTCTGAGGGCCTCTCGGTGGAAGTGCCACCACCTAGCTTCTCCAGTCCGGAGCCAGAGTACAGTGACAGTGTGATGAGACTCACTCTGCTCCGAGACCActtcacagaggagaaaatggTGCAGATTCAGAAGCTCCTGGGCCTCAAGAACCTCTTCAAAGTGGAAGCCATGTTCTCCGACCTGGACACGGAACTACAGGCCACCCGCCGCACACACACGGGTGCCACGCAAGACATTGAAAGTGCCCTGGAGGGCATCCTGGAAATCTCTGAAAACACCATCCTGGATGAGATCGAGAGGATGCTGGACAGCCGGGAAACAAAACCCAGTGACGACCAGAACCTGGACTCAAGCAACGTGGACGAAGAGACTGAAATTCTTGATGATTTCCAGGACCTCGCGTTCAGCCTGCGGCAGAAGTATTCCACAGCGAGTGACAGCGCACCGTTGGCAAGAGAGCTGGATATTGTTCAAG ATGCAAATGATTTAAACCTTAAAGATGACAGTCACCACTTTGTCGAAAGCGAAGGAGCTGCTGTCCCTGAGGCAGAGAGTGTGGACAATCTCACGATGGCAAAGGAGGAAGGCCCAGCGGAGACTGAAGAAGAACCGAGTGTGTTGGAGGAAGTGCACAGCACACCAGACATCATCATGGAAGAAGATGctgcacattttaataaaaacaaagacaatcaGCCAAGCTTCAGCGCATCAGAAGAGATGCATCAAGCCAGGCAGGACATCGTAGAGAGCAGCTTGGACACTAGACAGGGCCTTGATGGGGAGCCTGAGCAGCCGTCCTCAG AACAAGTGCCTGAGATTCCAAAAGACGTGGGGCTCCTCTCAAGTGGATTACTGTACACAAGCTGCATCCTTTCAGTCATAAAGAGCAAAATAGTAGAGTGGACCATTCTG GCTATTTCTTTACTCCCAGAAGAATGGAAGCCAGGAGAGACCTTTTGGGGCTGCCCTTGGGAAGCTGTTATTATCACTGCGTTGGTCGGGCTGGTGACCTTTACTGTATTTTTGTGGAAGACTGCGTTGGCG GTGAAAAAGAGAGAATTTCTTG TGGATGAAAATAAGCTGACGGCGCAAATTCAGGCCCTtaaaagagagaaggaggaagccCTCACGAAAATGTCGGAGCTCCAAAAACAG ACTGAACAACTaaaggaaaagcaaaaacagtcAAAGGAGAAAGTTAGCTCTACAACAAAAAGAATGCAAGAGCTGGAG AAGAAACTTTTGGCGTCGAAAGCATTTAATGATAACATCACTGAGGAGAAGAACAAATACTCACAGCTGTTTGAAGAAGTGAAGGAAACTGCTGTGCAAAACGAAGCTAAG ATTGAGAAATTGGAAAAGGCAAACGAGAAGCTGCAGCTTGGCAGGAAGAAGATCCAGGAAGCTCTCGTTAAG TCTACAGTCCTCCTGGATGAAGCTAAGATTCGAGAAGAAGCTAGGAATGTTCAGCAAAAATGTCTGGAGAAAGAGCACATGGCActgaaggaagaaaataaaaag TTTAAATCTGCCATAAAGCACTGGGAGGACAAACATAAAGAACTAAATGACCAGATTAAAGTCTATCAGAAGGCccagaaagagctggaggactcAGCGGTGCTCAAAGACCACAACGTGGAG GTTCTGTCGCAGCTCCTGGCGGATCTGGATGTCTGTGAATCCCAAAAAGACGACAGCCCAATCGTGGCCAATGGGGAAGTCACACTGG ACAAGAAGACAGTCATCAAAAACAGGATCAAACAAATGATGGATGTTTCACGG GTTCAGACCACACTGACCATCGTTGAGGAAGAGCGGGATCGTTTCATGACCAAGCTGCTCAATGAAGAAAAGGCCAGAAAATCCCTGGAAG AACAACACCAGGAGCTGGAGCACGCACTGGCCACCCTCAAACGCGAGAGAGGTCACGTTGAAAACCAGCTGACGGTCCTGCAGCAGAAAAACGAGATCATGGTCGAAATGTACCAGCAGAAGGAAAACGCTTTGCAGCA GAGGCTCaccaaggaagagctggagcGGCGCAGTAAGGAGAACATGCTCTCTGAGGTGGGAGGAAAAGCGCTTGAGGCTGAAGAGCAGGTGAAAGTCCTGCGCCAGCGCATCGGTGAGAtggaggagcagatgaagaagACCGAGGAGGTCTACAAGGAGCAG aTAAAAGATCAAGAAAACAAAACTCATTCAAACTGG GTCAATGCCCGTAATGCTGAGCGAGCGCTGAATCAGGAAAAGCTGGAATCATCAAAGCTTCGTGAAAA GCTGGCTGTGCTGACGGCTCAGCTCAACGAGCGTCGGGCTCCTCTCTTCAGGCCTAATTCTGGACAGGCCGCAGGCCCTCGTCAAG GTGATTCATATGGGCCCTCTCCTGTGAGTGGGGGTGCACCCTCCCCTCCACCAATGATAGAGGGTCCCAGGCGCCCTCCGTCTGCCCCCGTGGGGCGAAGAATTGATCCGTATG ATATGTCGGGCCCCCGTAGTTCATCGCCGGCCAACATGGATGGATCT ACACAAGCAGTAGATCCACACATAAAAGCAGAGACCCAGGCTGAGGTCTCCCCTGAGAGTTCAGAGCCA GGCCCTGGATCCTTCCTAGCATCTCCAATCAGGGATTCTCCTGGTCCTGGAGCCCTTGACCAGCACCTCCCTCCTGGGCCTCCACCACCTGGTCGACTGCCACCTCCCGGGCCTTACAGGCCTCTGCGACCAGGGGTCTACCAACCCCCGGGTCCTCacggtcctcctcctcctctccatggTCCACCTCTTCCAGCTAACGGCCACCCATTGGTGGGAGGAGAGTTTGGACAGAGATCCTCAAATGGACACACATTCCCTCCCAGGCTTGGACCAGGACACGTAGATCCTCGGGGTCCCCCGCTACCACCGCACTTCCGTCCCCCGCCGCCTCACCACTTTGGGCCTCCGCCGCCTG GCGTACGTGGACCTATGGGACCTATGGGACCTATGGGACCTCGCCTCCCCATCCCTCCTGACATGCGCCTACCTGGACAGCCCATGAACTTGCCTCCAGGCATGCCCCCACATCCTCCCCAGGGAGATATTTACAGTCAGGCTCCGCCCGATGGCCTCCATTACTCAGCGGGGGGTCCGTCGAGCCCCAGGCAGGACCGGCACCTGAAACAGGAAGGCCCTCAGGACTCAGCGAGGCCAAAGATGGTCGAGCCTTAA
- the mia3 gene encoding transport and Golgi organization protein 1 homolog isoform X1, with translation MQSIIYCTGHNMRNCNLSFSLCFAFRQIVRCPSDLQRIISHHSLEHISGWRDQIPERRRSADVSPPSALILQQSAVNRSANMAAKYFYLQGFLLLLFNFISTAALEKRFSDFKRCADEECSMLLCRGKAIKDFSGPDCRFLSFKTSETVYVYYKLSGRRTDLWAGSVGSSFGYFPKDLLAINHLYTEREHEIRAEETDFVCFETGYDKFNNYDVDVLLSSSLKGNSDDEMKGVPDQRRVTEETQPATDEVAGNEEQREHRDNPEDLMRDDPSASEPEPRPDGETDPASVSKVEFELASEPEERPEWDAHEMQETIVGSFPEEDKSENNESKDGSMTSEEETVAELHSSEKEPVTISEAAQVPELKTTFGTTFDAVATDEETTTNVTPYEEEEREFEEKPPEDDADFTLPGETPLLSLSQEAFTTPASEDLRQQESPPAAPQDEKENPEEKNLWGTFGDAVFSVVTGGERTAQYLSSDEEEDEEEEEEKTALKITQSFEETPEDETLTSELPNEPETIEAVHEEPPPSPLPNDEKETDDSEKLSEDPTDEDDGDGTGPEEGREETSKPTGTSTRLMDLLLQDATAVPERQVLDLNSAEEPAEQKQEEEVDPDLHDRNSNQESRNGVIDPPEAVVDEEKDNKMEIDQEMDNSEVHLYPSTEVVDADSPDGKLSENFVSEVLPDQSHDHFEKNESQSELPVEPPQGTEERLSDELDGAADEEEEEIQHLLEDENALSSFQSNITDSEGLSVEVPPPSFSSPEPEYSDSVMRLTLLRDHFTEEKMVQIQKLLGLKNLFKVEAMFSDLDTELQATRRTHTGATQDIESALEGILEISENTILDEIERMLDSRETKPSDDQNLDSSNVDEETEILDDFQDLAFSLRQKYSTASDSAPLARELDIVQDANDLNLKDDSHHFVESEGAAVPEAESVDNLTMAKEEGPAETEEEPSVLEEVHSTPDIIMEEDAAHFNKNKDNQPSFSASEEMHQARQDIVESSLDTRQGLDGEPEQPSSEQVPEIPKDVGLLSSGLLYTSCILSVIKSKIVEWTILAISLLPEEWKPGETFWGCPWEAVIITALVGLVTFTVFLWKTALAVKKREFLVDENKLTAQIQALKREKEEALTKMSELQKQTEQLKEKQKQSKEKVSSTTKRMQELEKKLLASKAFNDNITEEKNKYSQLFEEVKETAVQNEAKIEKLEKANEKLQLGRKKIQEALVKSTVLLDEAKIREEARNVQQKCLEKEHMALKEENKKFKSAIKHWEDKHKELNDQIKVYQKAQKELEDSAVLKDHNVEVLSQLLADLDVCESQKDDSPIVANGEVTLDKKTVIKNRIKQMMDVSRVQTTLTIVEEERDRFMTKLLNEEKARKSLEEQHQELEHALATLKRERGHVENQLTVLQQKNEIMVEMYQQKENALQQRLTKEELERRSKENMLSEVGGKALEAEEQVKVLRQRIGEMEEQMKKTEEVYKEQIKDQENKTHSNWVNARNAERALNQEKLESSKLREKLAVLTAQLNERRAPLFRPNSGQAAGPRQGDSYGPSPVSGGAPSPPPMIEGPRRPPSAPVGRRIDPYGPRPPSEPHGRYPENKHMDMSGPRSSSPANMDGSTQAVDPHIKAETQAEVSPESSEPGPGSFLASPIRDSPGPGALDQHLPPGPPPPGRLPPPGPYRPLRPGVYQPPGPHGPPPPLHGPPLPANGHPLVGGEFGQRSSNGHTFPPRLGPGHVDPRGPPLPPHFRPPPPHHFGPPPPGVRGPMGPMGPMGPRLPIPPDMRLPGQPMNLPPGMPPHPPQGDIYSQAPPDGLHYSAGGPSSPRQDRHLKQEGPQDSARPKMVEP, from the exons TGCTTCTGTGTCGGGGGAAAGCCATAAAGGATTTCTCAGGACCAGATTGTCGCTTTCTGTCGTTCAAGACCTCAGAAACGGTCTATGTATACTACAAATTatcaggcaggaggacggaTCTGTGGGCCGGAAGC GTTGGAAGTAGTTTTGGCTACTTCCCAAAGGATCTTCTTGCAATCAACCACCTTTATACTGAACGAGAACATGAAATTCGTGCAGAG GAAActgattttgtctgttttgaaaCTGGATACGATAAATTCAACAATTATGATGTTGATGTGTTATTAAGTTCATCGTTGAAAGGGAATAGCGATGATGAAATGAAGGGAGTACCTGACCAAAGACGAGTGACTGAGGAAACACAGCCAGCAACAGATGAGGTGGCCGGGAATGAAGAACAAAGGGAGCACCGTGACAACCCTGAGGATTTAATGAGAGATGACCCAAGTGCCTCCGAACCTGAACCTAGACCTGACGGGGAAACTGACCCAGCATCTGTGAGCAAAGTAGAGTTTGAACTAGCTTCTGAGCCTGAGGAGAGACCCGAATGGGATGCACACGAGATGCAGGAAACCATCGTAGGGTCCTTTCCTGAAGAGGACAAGTCAGAAAACAATGAAAGCAAAGATGGATCCATGACATCTGAAGAGGAAACAGTGGCTGAGCTACACAGTTCAGAAAAGGAACCAGTCACGATTTCAGAAGCGGCACAGGTCCCCGAGTTAAAAACGACATTTGGGACGACTTTCGACGCTGTTGCTACAGATGAAGAGACCACTACGAATGTTACTCCgtatgaagaggaggaaagggagttTGAGGAGAAGCCCCCTGAAGATGATGCGGATTTCACACTACCAGGTGAAACTCCATTACTGTCCCTCTCACAGGAAGCCTTCACCACTCCAGCATCTGAAGATCTCAGGCAGCAGGAaagtcctccagcagcaccacaggatGAAAAAGAGAACCCAGAGGAGAAGAACCTGTGGGGCACTTTTGGAGATGctgttttttctgttgttaccgGGGGGGAGAGGACAGCACAATATCTGagctcagatgaagaagaagatgaggaagaggaggaggaaaaaacagctttaaaaatcaCACAGAGTTTTGAGGAAACACCAGAAGATGAAACTCTGACATCAGAGCTACCAAATGAGCCAGAAACTATAGAGGCAGTACATGAAGAACCACCTCCCAGCCCACTACCAAACGATGAGAAGGAAACTGACGACTCAGAGAAGCTGTCAGAAGATCCcactgatgaggatgatggagacGGGACTGGACCTGAGGAAGGTCGGGAAGAAACTTCAAAACCAACAGGAACAAGCACAAGACTGATGGATCTGCTATTACAGGATGCTACTGCTGTTCCTGAGCGTCAAGTCTTGGATCTCAATTCAGCAGAGGAACCGGctgaacagaaacaggaagaggaagtagaTCCAGATCTTCATGACAGAAATTCAAATCAGGAGAGTAGAAACGGTGTAATAGACCCTCCTGAGGCTGTAGTTGATGAAGAGAAggacaataaaatggaaatcgATCAAGAAATGGATAATAGTGAAGTCCATCTGTATCCATCGACTGAGGTGGTGGACGCAGACAGTCCAGATGGGAAACTTAGCGAGAACTTTGTGTCTGAAGTTCTGCCTGACCAAAGCCATGACCATTTTGAGAAGAATGAGAGTCAGTCAGAGTTACCTGTAGAACCTCCCCAGGGTACTGAGGAACGTCTCTCTGATGAGTTGGACGGTGcagcagatgaggaagaggaggagattcAACATCTCCTAGAAGATGAAAATGCACTTTCTTCCTTCCAATCAAACATCACAGACTCTGAGGGCCTCTCGGTGGAAGTGCCACCACCTAGCTTCTCCAGTCCGGAGCCAGAGTACAGTGACAGTGTGATGAGACTCACTCTGCTCCGAGACCActtcacagaggagaaaatggTGCAGATTCAGAAGCTCCTGGGCCTCAAGAACCTCTTCAAAGTGGAAGCCATGTTCTCCGACCTGGACACGGAACTACAGGCCACCCGCCGCACACACACGGGTGCCACGCAAGACATTGAAAGTGCCCTGGAGGGCATCCTGGAAATCTCTGAAAACACCATCCTGGATGAGATCGAGAGGATGCTGGACAGCCGGGAAACAAAACCCAGTGACGACCAGAACCTGGACTCAAGCAACGTGGACGAAGAGACTGAAATTCTTGATGATTTCCAGGACCTCGCGTTCAGCCTGCGGCAGAAGTATTCCACAGCGAGTGACAGCGCACCGTTGGCAAGAGAGCTGGATATTGTTCAAG ATGCAAATGATTTAAACCTTAAAGATGACAGTCACCACTTTGTCGAAAGCGAAGGAGCTGCTGTCCCTGAGGCAGAGAGTGTGGACAATCTCACGATGGCAAAGGAGGAAGGCCCAGCGGAGACTGAAGAAGAACCGAGTGTGTTGGAGGAAGTGCACAGCACACCAGACATCATCATGGAAGAAGATGctgcacattttaataaaaacaaagacaatcaGCCAAGCTTCAGCGCATCAGAAGAGATGCATCAAGCCAGGCAGGACATCGTAGAGAGCAGCTTGGACACTAGACAGGGCCTTGATGGGGAGCCTGAGCAGCCGTCCTCAG AACAAGTGCCTGAGATTCCAAAAGACGTGGGGCTCCTCTCAAGTGGATTACTGTACACAAGCTGCATCCTTTCAGTCATAAAGAGCAAAATAGTAGAGTGGACCATTCTG GCTATTTCTTTACTCCCAGAAGAATGGAAGCCAGGAGAGACCTTTTGGGGCTGCCCTTGGGAAGCTGTTATTATCACTGCGTTGGTCGGGCTGGTGACCTTTACTGTATTTTTGTGGAAGACTGCGTTGGCG GTGAAAAAGAGAGAATTTCTTG TGGATGAAAATAAGCTGACGGCGCAAATTCAGGCCCTtaaaagagagaaggaggaagccCTCACGAAAATGTCGGAGCTCCAAAAACAG ACTGAACAACTaaaggaaaagcaaaaacagtcAAAGGAGAAAGTTAGCTCTACAACAAAAAGAATGCAAGAGCTGGAG AAGAAACTTTTGGCGTCGAAAGCATTTAATGATAACATCACTGAGGAGAAGAACAAATACTCACAGCTGTTTGAAGAAGTGAAGGAAACTGCTGTGCAAAACGAAGCTAAG ATTGAGAAATTGGAAAAGGCAAACGAGAAGCTGCAGCTTGGCAGGAAGAAGATCCAGGAAGCTCTCGTTAAG TCTACAGTCCTCCTGGATGAAGCTAAGATTCGAGAAGAAGCTAGGAATGTTCAGCAAAAATGTCTGGAGAAAGAGCACATGGCActgaaggaagaaaataaaaag TTTAAATCTGCCATAAAGCACTGGGAGGACAAACATAAAGAACTAAATGACCAGATTAAAGTCTATCAGAAGGCccagaaagagctggaggactcAGCGGTGCTCAAAGACCACAACGTGGAG GTTCTGTCGCAGCTCCTGGCGGATCTGGATGTCTGTGAATCCCAAAAAGACGACAGCCCAATCGTGGCCAATGGGGAAGTCACACTGG ACAAGAAGACAGTCATCAAAAACAGGATCAAACAAATGATGGATGTTTCACGG GTTCAGACCACACTGACCATCGTTGAGGAAGAGCGGGATCGTTTCATGACCAAGCTGCTCAATGAAGAAAAGGCCAGAAAATCCCTGGAAG AACAACACCAGGAGCTGGAGCACGCACTGGCCACCCTCAAACGCGAGAGAGGTCACGTTGAAAACCAGCTGACGGTCCTGCAGCAGAAAAACGAGATCATGGTCGAAATGTACCAGCAGAAGGAAAACGCTTTGCAGCA GAGGCTCaccaaggaagagctggagcGGCGCAGTAAGGAGAACATGCTCTCTGAGGTGGGAGGAAAAGCGCTTGAGGCTGAAGAGCAGGTGAAAGTCCTGCGCCAGCGCATCGGTGAGAtggaggagcagatgaagaagACCGAGGAGGTCTACAAGGAGCAG aTAAAAGATCAAGAAAACAAAACTCATTCAAACTGG GTCAATGCCCGTAATGCTGAGCGAGCGCTGAATCAGGAAAAGCTGGAATCATCAAAGCTTCGTGAAAA GCTGGCTGTGCTGACGGCTCAGCTCAACGAGCGTCGGGCTCCTCTCTTCAGGCCTAATTCTGGACAGGCCGCAGGCCCTCGTCAAG GTGATTCATATGGGCCCTCTCCTGTGAGTGGGGGTGCACCCTCCCCTCCACCAATGATAGAGGGTCCCAGGCGCCCTCCGTCTGCCCCCGTGGGGCGAAGAATTGATCCGTATG gCCCTCGACCTCCGTCAGAGCCACATGGCCGGTatcctgaaaacaaacacatgg ATATGTCGGGCCCCCGTAGTTCATCGCCGGCCAACATGGATGGATCT ACACAAGCAGTAGATCCACACATAAAAGCAGAGACCCAGGCTGAGGTCTCCCCTGAGAGTTCAGAGCCA GGCCCTGGATCCTTCCTAGCATCTCCAATCAGGGATTCTCCTGGTCCTGGAGCCCTTGACCAGCACCTCCCTCCTGGGCCTCCACCACCTGGTCGACTGCCACCTCCCGGGCCTTACAGGCCTCTGCGACCAGGGGTCTACCAACCCCCGGGTCCTCacggtcctcctcctcctctccatggTCCACCTCTTCCAGCTAACGGCCACCCATTGGTGGGAGGAGAGTTTGGACAGAGATCCTCAAATGGACACACATTCCCTCCCAGGCTTGGACCAGGACACGTAGATCCTCGGGGTCCCCCGCTACCACCGCACTTCCGTCCCCCGCCGCCTCACCACTTTGGGCCTCCGCCGCCTG GCGTACGTGGACCTATGGGACCTATGGGACCTATGGGACCTCGCCTCCCCATCCCTCCTGACATGCGCCTACCTGGACAGCCCATGAACTTGCCTCCAGGCATGCCCCCACATCCTCCCCAGGGAGATATTTACAGTCAGGCTCCGCCCGATGGCCTCCATTACTCAGCGGGGGGTCCGTCGAGCCCCAGGCAGGACCGGCACCTGAAACAGGAAGGCCCTCAGGACTCAGCGAGGCCAAAGATGGTCGAGCCTTAA